One window of Brachybacterium ginsengisoli genomic DNA carries:
- a CDS encoding DUF1905 domain-containing protein produces MDLTFTATTIEWRGPAPFVFAPVPPDEADAIAAIASSATYGWGCIPANARIGGTDFTTSLFPRDGGYLVPVKVAVQRAEGVEVGDTVEVSLHIEAR; encoded by the coding sequence ATGGACCTGACCTTCACCGCGACCACCATCGAGTGGCGCGGGCCGGCGCCCTTCGTCTTCGCGCCCGTGCCCCCGGACGAGGCCGACGCGATCGCGGCGATCGCCTCCTCCGCCACGTACGGCTGGGGATGCATCCCGGCGAACGCCCGCATCGGCGGCACCGACTTCACCACCTCGCTGTTCCCCCGTGACGGCGGCTACCTGGTGCCGGTCAAGGTCGCGGTGCAGCGCGCCGAGGGCGTCGAGGTGGGGGACACGGTGGAGGTCTCGCTCCACATCGAGGCGCGCTGA
- a CDS encoding SRPBCC family protein yields the protein MTATPIDQRIAELPVAVDRTEDAVILEVDLSGTGAQIWEHLTDPELLATWSPIVPERPLTDVGPVLARENPGDDPVSADVLATAGDHALSHRWGDDLLEWLVDEARLTLQMNLAEPRYAPTYLAGWQVCLAVLDARLDGEDQERIVGMDALEHGWRELRDRYAEELDLPDQPEVG from the coding sequence ATGACCGCCACCCCCATCGACCAGCGCATCGCCGAGCTGCCCGTCGCCGTGGACCGCACCGAGGACGCCGTGATCCTCGAGGTGGACCTCTCCGGGACCGGCGCGCAGATCTGGGAGCACCTGACCGACCCGGAGCTCCTGGCGACCTGGTCGCCGATCGTGCCCGAGCGTCCGCTGACGGACGTGGGCCCCGTGCTCGCCCGCGAGAACCCTGGCGACGATCCCGTCTCGGCCGACGTCCTGGCCACCGCCGGGGACCACGCCCTGAGCCACCGCTGGGGCGACGACCTGCTGGAATGGCTGGTCGACGAGGCCCGCCTGACGCTCCAGATGAACCTCGCCGAGCCTCGCTACGCCCCCACCTATCTCGCCGGTTGGCAGGTGTGCCTCGCGGTGCTCGACGCCCGCCTCGACGGCGAGGACCAGGAGCGGATCGTGGGCATGGATGCCCTCGAGCACGGCTGGCGCGAGCTGCGCGACCGCTACGCCGAGGAGCTGGACCTGCCGGACCAGCCCGAGGTGGGCTGA
- a CDS encoding LysR family transcriptional regulator codes for MLDPTKLRVLRSVVETGSIRASAEALGYTPSAVSQQLSTLGRETGVALVERSGRGIVVTSAGQQLAERACTALEALDDVERLARELASGRTGRLGFGYVTSVAATWVPSISHEVRRTFPDLTLDLMHRDCTVQEAGHRFDVVLADAGSPSFGPDWSSIELVEEVYSVLLAEGHPLADRAELTLHDIASLPWTTDDPLDSWWFQRILSSCRAAGFVPEIAANPSDYAAVGGFVATGDYVSVQPSLIAATSQPGIVTVPLRRPCPERRVEIRVRRSIAENPATRFIVRRLQEFAQETAGRIPGVVAL; via the coding sequence ATGCTCGATCCCACCAAGCTCCGCGTGCTCCGCTCCGTCGTCGAGACCGGGAGCATCCGTGCGAGCGCCGAGGCGCTCGGCTACACCCCGTCGGCCGTGAGCCAGCAGCTGTCCACGCTCGGCAGGGAGACCGGGGTCGCGCTCGTGGAGCGCAGCGGGCGCGGCATCGTGGTCACCTCCGCCGGGCAGCAGCTCGCCGAGCGGGCCTGCACCGCGCTCGAGGCCCTCGACGACGTGGAGCGCCTGGCCCGGGAGCTCGCGAGCGGCCGCACCGGGAGGCTCGGCTTCGGCTACGTCACCTCCGTCGCGGCGACCTGGGTCCCCTCCATCTCGCACGAGGTGCGCCGCACCTTCCCGGATCTGACCCTCGACCTGATGCACCGCGACTGCACGGTGCAGGAGGCCGGACATCGCTTCGACGTGGTGCTCGCCGACGCCGGCTCGCCGTCCTTCGGCCCGGACTGGTCCTCCATCGAGCTGGTCGAGGAGGTCTACTCGGTGCTGCTCGCCGAGGGCCATCCCCTCGCGGACCGGGCCGAGCTGACGCTCCACGACATCGCGTCGCTGCCCTGGACCACGGACGACCCGCTGGACTCCTGGTGGTTCCAGCGCATCCTCTCCTCGTGCCGGGCGGCGGGCTTCGTCCCGGAGATCGCAGCGAACCCCTCGGACTACGCGGCCGTCGGCGGCTTCGTCGCCACCGGCGACTACGTCAGCGTCCAGCCCTCGCTCATCGCCGCCACCTCCCAGCCGGGCATCGTCACCGTCCCGCTGCGGCGCCCCTGCCCGGAGCGGCGCGTCGAGATACGGGTGCGACGCTCGATCGCGGAGAACCCGGCGACCCGGTTCATCGTCCGCCGGCTGCAGGAGTTCGCCCAGGAGACCGCAGGGCGGATCCCCGGCGTCGTCGCGCTCTGA